One Desulfovibrio aminophilus DSM 12254 DNA segment encodes these proteins:
- a CDS encoding STT3 domain-containing protein: protein MPELPRRYRDAQDAVGLRPSPRTDWAWLLLLTVLTYAFACAVRLADAPAWRHPSLIVGGEYIAATHDAYAWLAGALGVGDFTGYAFTGLTRFLLRITGAEPGNLAFWGPAFLGALAAPVTLFWGWLLGGRTAGLTAGLLGAILPGFFVRTRLGYWDTDLFTLFGPLLAALFLACLVGLRTGRFGDPAERSRPVSPLWALAAGVVARLAALPHSDIFRLDILAFALAAPLLLVFARGGERRQGLRDLTVFGLAAFAGWRQGDPSWQYAVGLGAAAFLAFAERLPSPAARRLAENAWTWGAGLLLLGLGIHILDPAWTLLEKAGVYLQPVAENARTAAGGPLWPGITQSIREARVVPLDDLLTRLSGSLWASCLGLLGFAVVLALRPEAVLLLPMLGLGLSSIWLGNRFGMFAGPAVMLGLGVSLDFLLRRVLRGRRLEAFLALVGQGLLAAVLALPLGDMYRGLPATPVLDRVHAETLQDLGLMAPPDARIWTWWDFGYATQYFARRMTPTDGGRHAGRDIFPLALALTTPDARQAAAMIRFAASHGFDPASEWDRLPAAEVQAGIQGLDRIAPGPWAGPRQYLVVTWENLELAGWITFYGCWDVTRGQGQGMRAKRLAENFRLDRDNGTLNPENASFPIALGGLDVLSADGSERKDYGREKAPRLLINPDRRDAFLVDAALARSMLVRLLLDDPATPDLAASFHLVLDAFPHMRVYEVR, encoded by the coding sequence ATGCCCGAACTTCCGCGCCGTTATCGTGACGCCCAGGATGCCGTGGGCCTCCGTCCCTCCCCGCGGACGGACTGGGCCTGGCTGCTTCTGTTGACCGTGCTCACCTACGCCTTCGCCTGCGCCGTCCGGCTGGCCGACGCTCCAGCTTGGCGGCACCCGAGCCTGATCGTGGGCGGCGAGTACATCGCGGCCACTCACGACGCCTACGCCTGGCTGGCCGGGGCCCTGGGCGTGGGGGATTTCACCGGTTACGCCTTCACCGGCCTGACCCGTTTTCTTCTCCGGATCACGGGGGCCGAGCCGGGCAATTTGGCCTTCTGGGGTCCGGCCTTCCTGGGCGCGCTGGCGGCCCCGGTGACGCTTTTCTGGGGCTGGCTCCTGGGCGGCCGCACTGCGGGTCTGACCGCCGGGCTCCTGGGAGCGATCCTGCCGGGATTCTTCGTGCGCACCCGCCTGGGCTACTGGGACACCGACCTGTTCACGCTCTTCGGGCCCCTGTTGGCGGCCCTGTTCCTGGCCTGCCTCGTGGGCCTGCGCACCGGCCGCTTCGGCGACCCTGCGGAGCGCTCCCGGCCCGTGTCGCCCCTCTGGGCCCTGGCCGCCGGCGTCGTCGCTCGGCTGGCCGCCCTGCCGCACTCCGACATCTTCCGCCTGGACATCCTGGCCTTCGCCCTGGCCGCGCCGCTCCTGCTCGTCTTCGCCCGGGGCGGGGAACGCCGCCAGGGCCTGCGCGACCTGACCGTGTTCGGGCTGGCCGCCTTCGCGGGGTGGCGCCAGGGCGACCCGTCATGGCAGTATGCCGTGGGCCTGGGCGCGGCCGCGTTCCTGGCCTTCGCGGAACGCCTGCCGTCGCCCGCCGCCCGGCGTCTGGCGGAGAACGCCTGGACCTGGGGAGCCGGCCTCCTGCTTCTGGGCCTGGGCATCCATATCCTGGACCCGGCCTGGACGCTTCTGGAAAAGGCCGGGGTCTATCTGCAGCCCGTGGCCGAGAACGCCCGCACCGCCGCCGGCGGGCCGCTCTGGCCGGGCATCACCCAGAGCATCCGCGAGGCCCGGGTCGTGCCCCTGGACGACCTGCTGACCCGTCTGAGCGGGTCGCTGTGGGCCTCCTGCCTGGGGCTTCTCGGGTTCGCGGTGGTGCTCGCGCTGCGGCCCGAGGCGGTGCTGCTCCTGCCCATGCTGGGCCTCGGCCTGTCGAGCATCTGGCTCGGCAACCGCTTCGGCATGTTCGCCGGTCCGGCCGTGATGCTCGGCCTGGGCGTGAGTCTGGACTTTCTTCTGCGCCGCGTTCTGCGCGGCCGACGCCTGGAGGCCTTCCTGGCCCTGGTGGGGCAGGGCCTGCTGGCGGCGGTCCTGGCCCTGCCGCTGGGCGACATGTACCGGGGCCTGCCCGCCACGCCCGTCCTGGACCGGGTGCATGCCGAGACCCTTCAGGATCTCGGCCTCATGGCTCCGCCGGACGCCCGGATTTGGACCTGGTGGGATTTCGGCTACGCCACGCAGTATTTCGCCCGTCGGATGACCCCCACGGACGGCGGCCGCCACGCGGGCCGGGACATCTTTCCCCTGGCCCTGGCCCTGACCACGCCCGACGCCCGCCAGGCCGCGGCCATGATCCGCTTCGCCGCCTCGCACGGCTTCGACCCGGCCTCGGAGTGGGACCGCCTGCCCGCCGCCGAGGTCCAGGCCGGGATCCAGGGGCTGGACCGCATCGCTCCCGGCCCGTGGGCCGGGCCGCGCCAGTACCTGGTCGTCACCTGGGAGAACCTCGAACTGGCCGGGTGGATCACCTTCTACGGCTGCTGGGACGTGACCCGGGGCCAGGGTCAGGGAATGCGGGCCAAGCGCCTGGCGGAGAACTTCCGCCTGGACCGCGACAACGGCACCCTGAATCCGGAGAACGCCTCCTTCCCCATCGCCCTGGGCGGCCTGGACGTCCTGTCCGCGGACGGTTCGGAGCGCAAGGACTACGGCCGTGAGAAGGCCCCGCGCCTGCTCATCAACCCGGACCGCCGGGACGCCTTCCTGGTGGATGCGGCGCTGGCCCGAAGCATGCTCGTGCGCCTGCTTCTGGACGACCCGGCGACCCCGGACCTGGCCGCCTCCTTCCATCTGGTCCTGGACGCCTTCCCCCACATGCGGGTCTACGAGGTCCGCTGA
- a CDS encoding lipid II flippase MurJ, producing MPVPSPAAEARRHFALAALAGCNLLAGFLWQAVIYARLGPGASTDALVAAAVAPQAFTGMVGVALTSVLIPLFAGEERSGQNADGRRCHLQIGLLGLAAALALCLAAPWWTGLLFPGFDAETARLCAGLARVQALCVPFQLATAILSALLYARDRYVLVEAAALAATAPGLALLYHFLPDRGVEVAAWLGVGRAAVVWAVLLPTLGRTDGRPPRVGLAALLWRRGRPILANTAYAKADVFVDRSLLSMSAGGHLSLYDLAQQMAGTGANLLGKVWGATAVAGLAARAKAGDAAGFLRLYRRRLALLLFLSGLAYLLLLAVGEPLLGLLAGRGRLTGADMHTLWTFLVLLGGVLVFGCAGVVTAGAFFALGDTRTPSLAAAAAFTLFMVGKIVLFPVFGVAGVCVAASACSLACALAQHLLFRRLLRKGLVFGTGGAA from the coding sequence ATGCCGGTCCCGTCGCCCGCCGCGGAAGCGCGGCGTCATTTCGCCCTGGCGGCCCTGGCGGGCTGCAACCTTCTGGCCGGGTTCCTCTGGCAGGCGGTGATCTACGCCCGCCTGGGGCCCGGGGCCTCCACCGACGCCCTGGTGGCGGCCGCCGTCGCGCCGCAGGCCTTCACGGGCATGGTCGGGGTGGCCCTGACCAGCGTGCTCATCCCGCTCTTCGCGGGCGAGGAGCGCTCCGGCCAGAACGCCGACGGCCGCCGCTGCCACCTTCAGATCGGACTTCTCGGCCTCGCGGCGGCCCTGGCGCTCTGCCTGGCGGCTCCCTGGTGGACCGGGCTGCTCTTTCCCGGCTTCGACGCCGAAACGGCCCGGCTCTGCGCCGGTCTGGCCCGCGTCCAGGCCCTCTGTGTCCCGTTCCAACTGGCCACCGCGATCCTCTCGGCCTTGCTCTACGCCCGCGACCGGTATGTTTTGGTGGAGGCCGCGGCCCTGGCCGCCACCGCGCCGGGATTGGCGCTCCTGTATCATTTCCTCCCGGATCGCGGCGTTGAGGTCGCCGCCTGGCTCGGCGTGGGGCGCGCGGCCGTGGTCTGGGCGGTGCTCCTGCCAACCCTGGGCCGGACCGACGGACGGCCTCCCCGTGTCGGGCTGGCCGCGTTGCTCTGGCGCCGGGGGCGGCCGATCCTGGCCAACACCGCCTACGCCAAGGCCGACGTGTTCGTGGACCGCTCCCTGCTGTCCATGAGCGCCGGGGGCCATCTGTCGCTCTACGACCTGGCCCAGCAGATGGCGGGCACGGGCGCGAACCTCCTGGGCAAAGTCTGGGGGGCCACGGCCGTGGCCGGTCTGGCGGCCCGGGCCAAGGCGGGCGACGCGGCCGGGTTCCTGCGCCTCTACCGGCGGCGGCTGGCGCTGCTGCTGTTTCTTTCCGGCCTCGCCTATCTTCTGCTGCTGGCCGTGGGCGAACCGCTGCTCGGCCTGCTGGCCGGGCGTGGCCGTCTCACCGGCGCGGACATGCATACGCTCTGGACCTTCCTGGTCTTGCTGGGCGGGGTGCTCGTCTTCGGTTGCGCCGGAGTGGTCACGGCCGGAGCCTTCTTCGCCCTGGGCGACACGCGCACCCCAAGCCTCGCGGCCGCGGCCGCCTTCACCCTGTTCATGGTCGGCAAGATCGTCCTGTTTCCCGTGTTCGGCGTCGCCGGGGTCTGTGTGGCGGCCAGCGCCTGTTCCCTGGCCTGCGCCCTGGCCCAGCACCTGCTTTTCCGGCGGCTCCTGCGCAAGGGACTCGTCTTCGGGACCGGGGGGGCGGCGTGA
- a CDS encoding glycosyltransferase family 4 protein, giving the protein MRICCVIHSLARGGGAEKIMAWLAGGLAGRGHEVTLLTLAAPGETPWFHPQPPVRHVSLGLASESPNPLAAIVATLRRVRGLRAAILAQAPDVVLSFMDRVNVLVLLAVAGRAPVVVVERVHPGGHQIGRVWSALRRLTYPRSSAVAVQTPAARDWFPPALRDRCRVIANPVFVPATGGAVRTPGRPLVASIGRLECQKGFDVLLRAFALSAQERPGWRLAIYGEGSERASLERLRDDLGLSGRVFFPGFTDAPQAVLREADVFVLPSRYEGFSNALAEAMAQGLAVLATETAGCAEIVRHGRDGLLVPPGDERALARELARLMDDGALRARLAANAPEVLERFAPEGILDQWEQLLSAARGQE; this is encoded by the coding sequence GTGAGGATATGCTGCGTCATTCATTCCCTGGCCCGGGGGGGAGGAGCCGAGAAGATCATGGCCTGGCTTGCCGGGGGACTGGCCGGGCGGGGCCACGAGGTCACGCTCCTGACCCTGGCCGCCCCCGGGGAGACGCCCTGGTTCCACCCGCAACCGCCGGTGCGCCATGTGTCCCTGGGGCTTGCCTCCGAGTCCCCGAATCCCCTGGCCGCGATCGTCGCCACCCTCCGGCGGGTCCGGGGCCTGCGCGCGGCCATTCTGGCCCAAGCCCCGGACGTGGTCCTGTCCTTCATGGACCGGGTCAATGTCTTGGTCCTTCTGGCCGTGGCCGGGCGCGCGCCGGTGGTCGTGGTCGAACGAGTGCATCCCGGTGGTCATCAGATCGGCCGGGTCTGGTCCGCGTTGCGTCGCCTGACCTATCCCCGGTCCTCGGCCGTGGCGGTGCAGACCCCGGCGGCGCGGGACTGGTTTCCGCCCGCGTTGCGCGACCGCTGCCGGGTCATCGCCAACCCCGTTTTCGTCCCCGCCACCGGCGGCGCGGTCAGGACACCCGGTAGACCTCTTGTCGCAAGCATCGGCAGATTGGAGTGCCAGAAGGGCTTCGACGTGCTGCTGCGGGCCTTCGCCCTGTCGGCCCAGGAACGGCCGGGGTGGCGGCTGGCGATCTATGGCGAAGGCTCCGAGCGGGCGTCCCTGGAGCGGTTGCGCGACGATCTCGGCCTGTCGGGCCGGGTCTTTTTTCCTGGATTCACGGACGCGCCCCAGGCAGTGTTGCGCGAGGCGGACGTCTTCGTCCTGCCCTCGCGCTACGAGGGTTTTTCCAACGCCCTGGCCGAGGCCATGGCCCAAGGGCTGGCCGTGCTGGCCACGGAGACCGCCGGATGCGCCGAGATCGTCCGGCACGGCCGGGACGGCCTGCTGGTTCCGCCCGGGGACGAGCGGGCCCTGGCCCGGGAGCTGGCCCGGCTCATGGACGACGGCGCGTTGCGGGCGCGGCTGGCCGCGAACGCCCCGGAGGTTTTGGAACGTTTCGCCCCGGAGGGCATCCTCGACCAATGGGAACAGCTCCTGTCCGCCGCGCGCGGGCAGGAATGA
- a CDS encoding class I SAM-dependent methyltransferase, producing the protein MSGGNDLRFGFGANWRAFLSVLDEDRMAIARESIRELTGLDQLAGRTFLDVGCGSGLFSLAARQMGARVLSFDYDPQSVECARELRKRFFPDDPDWDIRQGSALDADFLGGLGTFDLVYSWGVLHHTGDMWRALAQMPPLLTERGLLVVSLYNECGLRSRFWRGVKRFYCRSPKPVRWALLLGMVGVCEGQSAFLRLARGQNPLPFKLWREYRRNRGMSKWHDWVDWVGGYPFETALPGEVVEFYRRLGLRLERLKTPGPGHCCNEYVFVRREGASPCAA; encoded by the coding sequence ATGAGCGGCGGGAATGACCTGCGTTTCGGTTTCGGCGCGAACTGGCGCGCCTTCCTCTCCGTGCTGGACGAGGACCGCATGGCCATCGCGCGGGAGTCCATCCGGGAGCTGACCGGCCTGGACCAGCTCGCGGGCCGGACTTTCCTGGATGTGGGCTGCGGCAGCGGCCTGTTCTCCCTGGCCGCCCGGCAGATGGGCGCGCGCGTGCTTTCCTTCGACTACGACCCCCAGTCCGTGGAGTGCGCCCGGGAGCTGCGCAAGCGCTTCTTCCCGGACGACCCGGACTGGGACATCCGTCAGGGTTCGGCCCTGGACGCGGACTTCCTGGGCGGCCTGGGAACCTTCGATCTGGTCTACTCCTGGGGCGTACTGCACCATACCGGGGACATGTGGCGGGCCCTGGCCCAGATGCCGCCGTTGCTCACGGAGCGGGGCCTGCTCGTCGTCTCCCTGTACAACGAATGCGGTTTGCGCAGCCGTTTCTGGCGAGGGGTCAAGCGGTTCTACTGTCGGTCGCCCAAGCCCGTGCGCTGGGCCCTGCTCCTGGGCATGGTGGGCGTCTGCGAAGGACAATCCGCCTTCCTGCGCCTGGCGCGCGGCCAGAACCCGCTGCCGTTCAAATTGTGGCGCGAGTATCGCCGCAACCGGGGCATGAGCAAGTGGCACGACTGGGTGGACTGGGTGGGCGGCTACCCCTTCGAGACGGCCCTGCCCGGCGAGGTGGTGGAGTTCTACCGCCGCCTGGGGCTGCGCCTGGAGCGCCTGAAGACCCCCGGCCCGGGCCACTGCTGCAACGAATACGTGTTCGTCCGCCGCGAGGGCGCATCGCCGTGTGCGGCATAG
- the asnB gene encoding asparagine synthase (glutamine-hydrolyzing), translating into MCGIAGVWSPGGADPEALAREMAGTLAHRGPDGEGVWAEPDAGLALGHRRLAVLELSPLGAQPMLSADGRYVLVFNGEIYNHLDLRRELEALGHRFRGGSDTETFLAACVQWGPSAAVERCAGMFALALWDRRERALRLVRDRLGVKPLYYGRAGSDFVFGSELKALTAHPGFDRGVDRDALTLFFRHAYIPAPHTIHPDARKLRPGTILTLRSPSDPGVEEVYWDAERVWREGAAAPFAGGEEEAAGALESLLSRAVEQRLLSDVPLGALLSGGVDSSLVTALMSRRGGPPPKTYTIGFREAGFDEAPQARAVAEYLGTEHTELYVGPAELLEAVPEIPRHWDEPFGDSSQIPTLLVCRLARRHVTVCLGGDGGDELFLGYERYRLGIAAWNTLRRIPTPLRGLLAGIGGVVPWSWYRALGVWGVRVGWRMEALRSPDLPALYRYLCSHSKIPASLVLGGKEPTTAFTSTDPSGLDHWAYMSLVDVKSYLPDDILVKVDRAGMAFGLELRSPFLDHRLAEFAASLPTAMRAGKRLLRRVLHRHVPSALVERPKMGFGAPVARWLRGELRPWCEDLLDPARLRRQGFLDAGEVGRMWREFLGGREYWQAHLWDALMFQAWLAARGD; encoded by the coding sequence GTGTGCGGCATAGCCGGAGTCTGGAGTCCGGGCGGGGCGGACCCGGAAGCCCTGGCCCGTGAGATGGCCGGAACCCTGGCCCATCGCGGCCCGGACGGGGAGGGCGTCTGGGCCGAGCCGGACGCCGGCCTGGCCCTGGGGCATCGGCGGCTGGCCGTGTTGGAACTTTCGCCCCTGGGCGCGCAGCCCATGCTCTCGGCCGACGGCCGCTACGTCCTGGTCTTCAACGGCGAGATATACAACCACCTGGACCTGCGCCGGGAACTGGAAGCGTTGGGCCATCGCTTTCGGGGCGGCTCGGACACCGAGACCTTTCTGGCGGCCTGCGTCCAATGGGGTCCGAGCGCGGCCGTTGAGCGCTGCGCGGGCATGTTCGCCCTGGCCCTCTGGGACCGCCGGGAGCGGGCCCTGCGGCTGGTGCGCGACCGCCTGGGGGTCAAGCCGCTGTACTACGGCCGGGCCGGGAGCGATTTCGTCTTCGGCTCGGAACTCAAGGCCCTGACGGCCCACCCGGGGTTCGACCGGGGCGTGGATCGCGACGCCCTGACCCTGTTCTTCCGCCACGCCTACATCCCCGCCCCGCACACCATCCACCCGGACGCGCGCAAACTCCGGCCCGGAACCATCCTGACCCTGCGGAGCCCCTCGGACCCGGGCGTCGAGGAGGTCTACTGGGACGCGGAACGGGTCTGGCGGGAGGGCGCGGCCGCGCCCTTCGCGGGCGGCGAGGAGGAGGCCGCCGGGGCGTTGGAATCCCTGCTGTCCCGGGCCGTGGAGCAGCGCCTGCTCTCCGACGTGCCCCTGGGCGCGCTCCTCTCCGGGGGGGTCGACTCCTCCCTGGTGACGGCGCTCATGAGCAGGCGTGGCGGTCCGCCGCCCAAGACCTACACCATCGGTTTCCGCGAGGCGGGCTTCGACGAGGCCCCCCAGGCCCGGGCCGTCGCGGAGTATTTGGGGACCGAGCACACGGAGCTGTACGTGGGCCCGGCCGAACTGCTGGAGGCGGTCCCGGAGATTCCCCGGCACTGGGACGAGCCCTTCGGGGATTCCTCCCAGATTCCCACGCTCCTGGTCTGCCGTCTGGCCCGGCGGCACGTCACGGTCTGCCTGGGCGGCGACGGCGGGGACGAACTGTTCCTCGGCTACGAGCGCTACCGCCTCGGGATCGCGGCCTGGAACACGCTGCGCCGGATTCCGACCCCGTTGCGGGGCCTGCTGGCGGGGATCGGCGGGGTGGTCCCCTGGTCCTGGTACCGGGCCCTGGGCGTCTGGGGCGTGCGCGTCGGCTGGCGCATGGAGGCTCTGCGCTCCCCGGATCTGCCCGCCTTGTACCGCTATCTCTGCTCCCATTCCAAGATTCCGGCATCCCTCGTCCTCGGGGGCAAGGAACCGACCACGGCCTTCACTTCGACCGACCCCTCGGGCCTGGACCATTGGGCCTACATGAGCCTGGTGGACGTGAAGAGCTATCTGCCGGACGACATCCTGGTGAAGGTGGACCGCGCCGGAATGGCCTTCGGCCTGGAGCTGCGTTCGCCGTTCCTGGACCATCGGCTGGCCGAGTTCGCCGCGAGCCTGCCCACGGCGATGCGCGCGGGCAAACGGCTGCTGCGCCGGGTGCTGCACCGCCATGTGCCCTCGGCCCTGGTGGAGCGGCCCAAGATGGGCTTCGGCGCGCCCGTGGCCCGCTGGCTGCGCGGGGAGCTGCGGCCCTGGTGCGAGGATCTGCTTGATCCGGCCCGGCTGCGGCGGCAGGGATTCCTCGACGCCGGGGAGGTGGGGCGGATGTGGCGGGAGTTTTTGGGCGGCCGGGAATACTGGCAGGCCCACCTCTGGGACGCGCTCATGTTTCAGGCCTGGTTGGCGGCGCGGGGGGACTGA
- a CDS encoding glycosyltransferase: MAARTLRIFFLIRDLNLGGAQRQLVLLSNGLAARGHAVTVAVFYGGGELEGDLRGVEFLDLGKRGRWDLAGFFHRLAAAARRFRPDVLHGYLGTANLLTVALRPLIPGVHVVWGLRASELELRRYGPAWRLSALLETLCSPLADRIVANSRAGLAAATRRGFPRGRLAHVPNGVDGAVFVPDRERGAALRREWTAGGARTLVGLAGRLDPMKDHETFLRAAALARRERPDLGFVCVGGGWEGPGARLRELGRELGLESALVWAGPRADMPAVYNALDLLCLSSVSEGFPNVVAEAMSCGLPCVVTDVGDAAGIVGDVGVVTPPRDPKALADGLLALVGRLEREDGALRERVRARVLERFGVEALVERTETLLLELATRRP, from the coding sequence GTGGCGGCGCGGACCCTGCGGATATTCTTCCTCATCCGGGATTTGAACCTGGGCGGAGCCCAGCGCCAGCTCGTCCTTCTGTCCAACGGGTTGGCGGCCCGGGGACACGCGGTGACCGTGGCCGTGTTTTATGGCGGCGGAGAGCTGGAAGGCGATCTGCGCGGCGTGGAGTTTCTCGACCTGGGCAAGCGCGGGCGCTGGGATCTGGCGGGCTTTTTCCACCGCCTGGCGGCCGCGGCGCGGCGTTTCCGGCCGGACGTGCTCCACGGCTACCTGGGCACGGCCAATCTCCTGACTGTGGCGTTGCGGCCTCTGATTCCCGGAGTCCACGTGGTTTGGGGCCTGCGGGCCTCGGAACTGGAGCTGCGCCGCTACGGCCCGGCTTGGCGGCTGTCGGCCTTGTTGGAGACCCTGTGCTCGCCCCTGGCCGACCGGATCGTGGCCAACTCGCGGGCCGGGCTGGCGGCCGCAACGCGGCGAGGATTCCCCCGGGGACGACTGGCCCATGTGCCCAACGGCGTGGACGGCGCGGTTTTCGTCCCGGACCGCGAACGCGGCGCGGCCCTGCGCCGGGAGTGGACGGCGGGCGGCGCGCGGACCCTGGTGGGACTGGCGGGCCGTCTTGATCCCATGAAGGATCACGAAACCTTTCTGCGCGCGGCGGCCCTGGCCCGCCGCGAGCGGCCGGACCTGGGCTTCGTCTGCGTGGGCGGAGGCTGGGAGGGGCCGGGCGCGCGGCTGCGAGAGCTGGGCCGGGAACTGGGGCTGGAATCCGCGCTGGTCTGGGCCGGGCCGCGGGCTGACATGCCCGCGGTCTACAACGCCCTGGACCTGCTCTGCCTTTCTTCGGTGAGCGAGGGGTTCCCCAACGTGGTGGCCGAGGCCATGAGCTGCGGCCTGCCCTGCGTGGTCACGGACGTGGGCGACGCGGCCGGGATCGTCGGGGACGTGGGCGTCGTGACGCCGCCGCGCGACCCCAAGGCCCTGGCCGACGGCCTGCTGGCCCTTGTCGGACGCTTGGAGCGCGAGGACGGGGCGCTCCGAGAGCGGGTCCGGGCGCGGGTGCTGGAGCGCTTCGGGGTGGAGGCCCTGGTGGAGCGGACCGAGACCCTGCTCCTGGAACTCGCTACTCGCCGTCCTTGA
- a CDS encoding YkgJ family cysteine cluster protein: MSSERNTTTCVRCGECCRKGGPALHTDDLPLLRAPGGPDLVHLLTLRAGEPALDQIGGRLASLETEIVKIKGRDGAWTCLFFSDEGSACAIYTTRPLECRILSCRDTREIERVYARDRLTRRDILPAGHPLLELVAEHERRCPVSGYAGLLESDAPEDRRSRAAMLAWDREVRLLLTEKSGMDPAILDFLFGRPLELLTPSLTAARRHA, from the coding sequence TTGAGTTCGGAACGAAACACCACCACCTGCGTCCGTTGCGGGGAGTGCTGCCGCAAGGGCGGCCCGGCCCTGCACACGGACGATCTGCCCCTGCTGCGCGCGCCGGGCGGGCCGGACCTCGTGCATCTGCTCACCTTGCGGGCCGGTGAGCCCGCCCTGGACCAGATCGGCGGGCGGCTCGCGTCCCTGGAGACGGAAATCGTCAAGATCAAGGGCCGCGATGGCGCCTGGACCTGTCTCTTCTTCTCCGACGAAGGCTCGGCCTGCGCCATCTACACGACCCGGCCACTGGAATGCCGAATCCTCTCCTGCCGCGACACCAGGGAAATCGAGCGGGTCTACGCCCGTGACCGGCTCACCCGACGCGACATCCTGCCGGCCGGGCACCCCCTGCTGGAACTCGTGGCGGAGCATGAGCGACGCTGCCCGGTGTCCGGCTATGCCGGACTCCTGGAGAGCGACGCGCCCGAAGACCGACGAAGCCGGGCGGCCATGCTGGCCTGGGACCGCGAGGTCCGCTTGCTCCTGACGGAAAAATCGGGCATGGACCCCGCGATCCTGGATTTTCTGTTCGGACGCCCGCTGGAGCTGTTGACTCCCTCACTGACCGCCGCACGGAGACACGCATGA
- the dsrA gene encoding dissimilatory-type sulfite reductase subunit alpha, translating to MAKHKTPLLDQLESGPWPSFVSDIKQECENRAKNAKGVDYQVPADCPDDLLGVLEMSYVDGETHWKHGGIVGVFGYGGGVIGRYCDQPQMFPGVAHFHTVRVNQPSGLYYKTDFLRQLCDLWELRGSGLTNMHGSTGDIVLLGTTTPQLEEIFFELTHNMNNDLGGSGSNLRTPSCCLGQSRCEFACIDTQQLCFDLTQTYQDELHRPAFPYKFKFKVDGCPNGCVASIARSDFSIIGTWRDEIRIDQKAVAAYAGGEIKPNAGAHAGRDWGKFDIQKEVAERCPSGCIRYEGGKLEINNKECVRCMHCINTMPRALRIGNDRGASILCGAKAPILDGPQMASLLVPFIKVEEPYSEIKEVIENIWDWWMEEGKNRERLGETMKRLSFQKLLEVTNLKADARHVREPRHNPYIFWKEEEVTGGWKREIADYRKKHQK from the coding sequence ATGGCGAAACACAAAACCCCCTTGTTGGACCAGCTGGAAAGCGGGCCGTGGCCCAGCTTTGTGTCCGACATAAAGCAGGAATGCGAAAACCGGGCCAAGAACGCCAAGGGCGTTGACTACCAGGTCCCGGCCGACTGCCCGGACGACCTGCTGGGCGTTCTGGAAATGTCTTATGTGGACGGCGAGACCCACTGGAAGCACGGCGGCATCGTGGGCGTGTTCGGTTACGGCGGCGGCGTCATCGGCCGTTACTGCGACCAGCCCCAGATGTTCCCCGGCGTGGCCCACTTCCACACCGTGCGCGTGAACCAGCCCTCCGGCCTGTACTACAAGACCGACTTCCTCCGTCAGCTCTGCGACCTGTGGGAACTCCGCGGTTCGGGCCTGACCAACATGCACGGCTCCACGGGCGACATCGTGCTCCTGGGCACGACCACCCCGCAGCTGGAAGAGATCTTCTTCGAGCTGACCCACAACATGAACAACGACCTGGGCGGTTCGGGCTCCAACCTGCGCACCCCGTCCTGCTGCCTGGGCCAGTCCCGCTGTGAGTTCGCCTGCATCGACACCCAGCAGCTGTGCTTCGACCTGACCCAGACCTACCAGGACGAGCTGCACCGCCCGGCCTTCCCCTACAAGTTCAAGTTCAAGGTCGACGGCTGCCCGAACGGCTGCGTGGCCTCCATCGCCCGTTCCGACTTCTCGATCATCGGCACCTGGCGTGACGAGATCCGCATCGACCAGAAGGCCGTTGCCGCCTACGCCGGCGGCGAGATCAAGCCCAACGCGGGCGCTCATGCCGGCCGCGACTGGGGCAAGTTCGACATCCAGAAGGAAGTCGCGGAGCGCTGCCCCTCCGGCTGCATCCGCTACGAGGGCGGCAAGCTGGAGATCAACAACAAGGAGTGCGTGCGCTGCATGCACTGCATCAACACCATGCCGCGCGCCCTGCGGATCGGCAACGACCGCGGCGCCAGCATCCTCTGCGGCGCCAAGGCCCCGATCCTGGACGGCCCGCAGATGGCCTCCCTGCTCGTGCCCTTCATCAAGGTCGAGGAGCCCTACTCCGAGATCAAGGAAGTCATCGAGAACATCTGGGACTGGTGGATGGAGGAAGGCAAGAACCGTGAGCGCCTGGGCGAGACCATGAAGCGCCTGTCCTTCCAGAAGCTTCTGGAAGTGACCAATCTCAAGGCCGATGCCCGCCACGTTCGCGAGCCGCGTCACAACCCGTACATCTTCTGGAAGGAAGAGGAAGTCACGGGCGGCTGGAAGCGCGAAATCGCCGACTATAGAAAGAAGCACCAGAAGTAA